The following are from one region of the Paenibacillus sabinae T27 genome:
- a CDS encoding extracellular solute-binding protein → MKKVLKMACIAILCLAATACGNGSNGGNGGNGAAGGTTRPSDAAAASAAPENTASANDKLIVYTNANSDGRGEWLIAEAGKAGFDIELVGAGGADLTNRLIAEKNNPTADVVYGLNNMLYENLKKENILARYVPKWAGEVEEGLSDPEGYYHALVKQAILLGYNPEAFTPETAPKDWTELYQNDAYKGKYEAPTLLGQMTPRLVVAGILTRYTDPSGDLGISEEGWNAVRQLYDNGVPAVEGEDFYANLASGKTPLGAVVSGTLAKKEDQYKVKAGIVSPEIGVPVIVEQAAIVNGTKKQATAERFVDWLGSAEVQGAFAAQFKAMPANKQAAEQADPAIKALYSTLKTQPLDWAFLADHIDQWVEKIELQIMK, encoded by the coding sequence ATGAAAAAGGTATTGAAGATGGCGTGCATCGCCATCCTCTGTCTGGCGGCAACGGCTTGCGGCAATGGAAGCAACGGGGGCAACGGAGGCAACGGAGCAGCGGGAGGCACAACGCGGCCGTCCGATGCGGCCGCCGCTTCAGCCGCGCCGGAGAACACGGCTTCAGCCAACGACAAGCTGATCGTATACACCAATGCCAATTCCGACGGCCGGGGCGAGTGGCTGATCGCAGAGGCAGGCAAAGCGGGCTTTGACATCGAGCTGGTCGGAGCGGGCGGCGCGGACCTGACGAACCGGCTGATTGCGGAGAAGAACAACCCGACGGCCGACGTCGTGTACGGATTAAACAACATGCTCTACGAGAATCTGAAGAAGGAGAACATCCTGGCCCGTTATGTGCCGAAGTGGGCGGGTGAAGTGGAGGAGGGGCTGAGCGATCCGGAAGGCTACTATCACGCTCTGGTGAAGCAAGCAATTCTGCTCGGCTATAACCCGGAGGCGTTCACGCCGGAGACAGCGCCGAAGGATTGGACGGAACTGTATCAGAACGACGCGTACAAGGGCAAGTATGAAGCGCCGACCTTGCTCGGACAGATGACACCACGGCTCGTCGTGGCGGGCATCCTGACCCGCTATACGGACCCCAGCGGAGATCTCGGCATCTCCGAGGAAGGCTGGAATGCGGTGCGGCAATTGTACGACAACGGCGTGCCGGCGGTCGAGGGGGAAGATTTCTACGCCAATCTGGCGAGCGGGAAGACGCCGCTGGGTGCTGTAGTCTCCGGTACGCTCGCCAAGAAGGAAGATCAGTATAAAGTCAAAGCGGGCATCGTCAGCCCGGAGATCGGCGTGCCGGTGATCGTCGAGCAAGCGGCCATCGTGAACGGAACGAAGAAGCAGGCGACCGCCGAGCGGTTCGTGGATTGGCTCGGCTCCGCCGAGGTGCAAGGCGCATTTGCCGCGCAGTTCAAAGCGATGCCGGCGAACAAGCAAGCCGCCGAGCAAGCCGATCCGGCCATCAAGGCGCTGTATTCCACGCTGAAGACGCAGCCGCTTGACTGGGCGTTCCTGGCCGATCATATCGACCAATGGGTTGAGAAGATCGAATTGCAGATCATGAAATAG
- a CDS encoding ABC transporter ATP-binding protein, whose protein sequence is MITFRDLQIHFDSFHAVKDLNLRIEEGEFFTFLGPSGCGKTTILRSLAGFIAPSGGSILLKDRDITRVPIEQRGIGMVFQSYALFPTMNVYENIAFGMRVNKAGKAEIDREVRDIVRKVDLREAQLFKKVSELSGGQQQRVAIARALVLKPSILALDEPLSNLDAKLRVQLRRELKQLQQQFGITTIYVTHDQEEALTLSNRIAVFNGGNLEQVGTPQEIYNHSRTEFVCNFIGDINRIEPEMIASSRLREKIDPGRVAYIRNEKVSMHPLPGTDVVQLRGTVIEREFYGLYSKYVLRMAAGGLLKTIEQESGLAPRRVGEEAWVYMRTGDIMQF, encoded by the coding sequence ATGATTACCTTTCGCGATCTTCAAATTCATTTCGATTCGTTTCATGCTGTCAAGGATTTGAATCTGCGTATTGAAGAAGGCGAGTTCTTCACCTTTCTCGGCCCGTCCGGCTGCGGCAAAACGACGATTCTCCGCAGCCTGGCCGGCTTCATCGCCCCTTCGGGCGGGAGCATTCTGCTCAAGGACCGGGACATTACCCGTGTCCCGATTGAGCAGAGGGGGATCGGCATGGTATTTCAGAGCTATGCGCTGTTTCCGACCATGAACGTGTACGAGAACATCGCCTTCGGCATGCGCGTCAACAAGGCGGGGAAGGCCGAGATCGACCGGGAGGTGCGGGATATCGTCCGCAAGGTCGATTTACGGGAGGCGCAGTTGTTCAAGAAAGTGTCCGAGCTGTCCGGTGGTCAGCAGCAGCGGGTCGCGATCGCCAGGGCGCTCGTCCTCAAGCCGTCCATTCTGGCGCTGGATGAACCGCTGTCGAACCTGGACGCCAAGCTGCGCGTGCAATTGCGCCGTGAACTGAAGCAATTGCAGCAGCAGTTCGGCATTACGACGATCTATGTGACACATGATCAGGAGGAAGCGCTGACGCTGTCCAACCGGATCGCCGTGTTTAACGGCGGTAATCTGGAGCAGGTTGGCACGCCGCAGGAGATATACAATCATTCCCGGACGGAGTTCGTCTGCAATTTCATCGGTGACATCAACCGCATCGAACCGGAGATGATCGCGAGCAGCCGCTTGCGGGAGAAGATAGATCCGGGCAGAGTCGCCTATATCCGTAACGAGAAGGTGAGTATGCATCCTCTGCCAGGGACGGATGTCGTACAGCTGAGAGGGACCGTGATCGAGCGGGAGTTCTACGGGCTGTACAGCAAATATGTCCTGCGGATGGCTGCGGGAGGCTTGCTGAAGACGATTGAGCAGGAGAGCGGACTAGCACCGCGCCGGGTCGGTGAAGAGGCTTGGGTGTACATGAGAACAGGCGATATCATGCAGTTTTAA
- a CDS encoding ABC transporter permease — MYAQTWKDRFRTVHPAVLVLYGLIAWFIVAFLIYPNLNIYYRIFFKDGVFSLEAVEKLLSSGRAMKSLYNSFLLAVSLVVTVNAVGITLVLFTEYFAIKGAKLLRLGYYTTLIYSGVVLVSGYKFVYGENGFITRLLAGWFPQMDTSWFHGYGAVLFVMTFACTSNHVLFLGNAMRKIDYQTIEAARNMGASTFYIFRRVVLPVLKPTLFALTILIFLTGLAATSAPLILGGVEFQTITPMILTFSKSMTSRDLAALLALILGLATLILLTVMIRLERGGNFMSVSKVKSELVKQRIASRLGNAVAHTLAYGLFLIYMIPVALIVVFSFTDAHSIATATLRPGSFTLDNYALVFSSMAAFKPYLVSIAYAVAASIAVVALALAASRILHKYKNKWATALEYALLIPWMLPATLIAIGLIVTFNEPRAILGNLVLTGTVWMLLIGYVIVHIPFTLRMVKASFFSLDPNLEDAARSLGARAFYTFRKVLLPIILPSTMAVLALNFNNTLADYDLTVFLYHPLYQPLGIVIKNSTDAQALADTRALTLVYSVILMVMSAITLYFVYGKSRRG; from the coding sequence TTGTACGCGCAAACATGGAAAGACAGATTCAGGACCGTTCACCCGGCCGTGCTCGTCCTGTACGGTCTGATCGCTTGGTTCATCGTGGCCTTTCTGATTTATCCGAATCTGAATATTTATTACCGGATCTTTTTTAAGGACGGCGTTTTTTCGCTGGAGGCGGTTGAGAAGCTGCTGTCGTCCGGACGGGCGATGAAGAGCTTGTACAACAGCTTTCTGCTAGCGGTATCGTTGGTGGTTACCGTTAACGCTGTCGGCATCACGCTGGTGCTGTTCACCGAGTATTTTGCCATTAAAGGGGCGAAGCTGCTGCGGCTCGGCTATTATACGACGCTGATCTACAGCGGGGTAGTACTTGTGTCGGGCTACAAATTCGTATACGGGGAGAACGGCTTCATCACCAGGCTGCTGGCGGGCTGGTTTCCGCAAATGGACACGAGCTGGTTCCACGGCTACGGGGCGGTGCTCTTCGTCATGACCTTCGCCTGCACATCGAATCATGTGCTATTTCTTGGTAACGCGATGCGGAAGATCGATTATCAGACCATCGAAGCGGCTCGAAATATGGGGGCGTCCACCTTTTATATTTTTCGCCGGGTCGTTCTTCCGGTATTGAAGCCGACTCTCTTCGCGTTGACCATCCTGATCTTCCTCACCGGCCTGGCCGCGACTTCCGCTCCCCTCATTCTGGGCGGCGTGGAATTCCAGACAATTACGCCGATGATCCTGACCTTCTCCAAAAGCATGACTTCGAGAGATCTGGCCGCGCTGCTGGCGCTTATCCTCGGCCTGGCGACCCTGATTTTGCTCACGGTTATGATCCGGCTCGAACGCGGGGGCAACTTCATGTCGGTCTCCAAAGTCAAGTCGGAGCTGGTCAAACAGAGAATCGCAAGCCGACTTGGCAACGCTGTGGCCCATACGCTGGCGTACGGTCTGTTCCTGATCTACATGATTCCGGTCGCGCTGATCGTCGTATTCTCGTTCACCGACGCACACAGCATCGCCACCGCCACGCTCCGCCCGGGTAGCTTTACCCTGGACAACTACGCGCTGGTGTTCTCCAGTATGGCGGCGTTCAAGCCCTATCTGGTGAGCATCGCCTACGCCGTAGCCGCATCGATTGCCGTCGTGGCGCTGGCGCTGGCCGCTTCGCGCATTTTGCACAAGTACAAGAACAAGTGGGCGACCGCACTGGAGTACGCGCTGCTCATTCCGTGGATGCTGCCGGCGACGCTGATCGCCATCGGGCTGATTGTCACGTTCAACGAGCCGCGGGCGATCCTCGGCAATCTGGTACTGACGGGAACGGTCTGGATGCTGCTCATCGGCTACGTCATCGTCCACATTCCGTTCACGCTGCGGATGGTAAAAGCGTCCTTTTTCAGTCTGGACCCCAATCTGGAGGATGCCGCGAGAAGCCTGGGCGCGCGTGCATTCTATACGTTCCGGAAGGTGCTGCTGCCGATCATCCTGCCGTCCACCATGGCTGTGCTGGCGCTGAACTTCAACAATACGCTGGCCGATTACGATCTGACCGTGTTTCTCTATCATCCGCTCTACCAGCCACTCGGGATTGTCATCAAGAACAGCACGGACGCGCAGGCGCTGGCCGATACCCGGGCGCTGACGCTCGTCTATTCCGTCATCCTGATGGTGATGTCCGCAATTACCTTGTACTTCGTGTACGGAAAAAGCAGAAGGGGGTAA
- the gntK gene encoding gluconokinase, producing the protein MNTQYMIGVDIGTTSTKSVLFTENGSIVTKADQGYPLLTPSPSIAEQDPEQIFRAVVYTISEVMAKSKIEAKDVLFVSFSSAMHSVIAVDKDGNPLTKCITWADNRSAGQTHRLKHELGGHEIYLRTGTPIHPMSPITKLMWLREEEPAIFEEAFKFISIKEYVFAKLFGDYIADHSIASSTGMLNLEQLEWDTEALRIAGIDESRLSRLVPTTYAARGLRPEAAKELGLLPDTPFIVGASDGVLSNLGVGAIEPGVVAATIGTSGAIRTVADRPVVDPKGRIFCYALTEKHWVIGGPVNNGGMLFRWVRDEFAASEVETAKRLGIDPYDVLTRIAEHVPAGSEGLLFHPYLTGERAPLWNSDARGSFFGLTMNHHKEHMIRSVLEGVIFNLYTVMLAVEEQMGRPQRIMATGGFARSALWRQMMADIFDQEVVVPESFESSCLGAVVLGLYATGRIDSLNAVFGMIGTTHRHMPVKANSTIYKQLLPIYISLFRSLESQYEAIAKFQREQAGE; encoded by the coding sequence ATGAATACCCAGTATATGATTGGCGTTGATATCGGAACTACGAGCACGAAGTCCGTGCTGTTTACGGAGAATGGAAGCATTGTAACCAAGGCGGATCAAGGCTATCCGCTTCTAACCCCCTCCCCGTCCATCGCCGAGCAGGACCCGGAGCAAATCTTCCGGGCCGTCGTCTATACGATTTCGGAGGTAATGGCCAAAAGCAAGATCGAAGCCAAGGATGTCCTGTTCGTCTCGTTCAGCTCCGCCATGCACAGCGTCATTGCCGTTGACAAGGACGGCAATCCTTTAACGAAGTGCATTACGTGGGCCGACAACCGCAGCGCCGGCCAGACGCACCGCCTGAAGCATGAGCTCGGCGGGCACGAGATCTACCTGCGCACCGGCACGCCGATTCACCCGATGTCGCCGATTACGAAGCTGATGTGGCTGCGCGAGGAAGAGCCTGCAATCTTCGAAGAAGCTTTCAAATTCATTTCCATCAAGGAATATGTCTTTGCGAAGCTGTTCGGGGATTACATTGCCGACCATTCCATCGCCTCCTCCACCGGCATGCTGAATCTGGAGCAGCTGGAATGGGATACGGAAGCGCTCCGTATCGCGGGCATTGATGAAAGCCGATTGTCCCGCCTTGTGCCGACAACCTACGCTGCACGCGGACTTCGGCCCGAGGCGGCCAAAGAGCTTGGGCTGCTGCCAGACACTCCCTTTATCGTCGGCGCAAGTGACGGCGTTCTCTCCAATCTCGGCGTAGGCGCTATCGAGCCGGGTGTCGTCGCCGCCACCATCGGCACGAGCGGAGCGATCCGCACCGTGGCCGACCGGCCGGTTGTCGATCCCAAGGGGCGGATCTTCTGCTACGCCCTGACCGAGAAGCACTGGGTCATCGGCGGCCCCGTCAATAACGGCGGAATGCTCTTCCGCTGGGTCAGGGACGAATTCGCCGCATCCGAGGTGGAGACGGCCAAGCGGCTGGGCATCGATCCTTATGACGTGCTGACCCGGATTGCCGAGCATGTGCCGGCGGGAAGCGAAGGCCTGCTGTTTCATCCTTATCTGACCGGTGAACGCGCTCCGCTGTGGAACTCCGACGCTAGAGGCTCTTTCTTCGGACTCACTATGAACCACCACAAGGAGCATATGATCCGCTCCGTGCTGGAAGGGGTCATCTTCAACCTGTACACCGTCATGCTGGCAGTGGAGGAGCAAATGGGACGCCCGCAGCGGATTATGGCAACCGGCGGCTTTGCCCGCTCTGCCCTGTGGCGGCAGATGATGGCCGACATTTTCGACCAGGAGGTCGTTGTGCCGGAGAGCTTCGAGAGCTCCTGCCTAGGGGCCGTCGTGCTCGGTCTCTACGCGACCGGGCGAATCGACTCCCTGAACGCCGTATTTGGCATGATCGGCACGACGCACCGCCATATGCCGGTGAAGGCCAACTCAACGATTTACAAGCAACTGCTGCCTATCTATATCTCGCTGTTCCGCAGCCTGGAAAGCCAATATGAAGCCATTGCCAAATTCCAGCGCGAACAGGCCGGAGAATAG
- a CDS encoding gluconate:H+ symporter encodes MNSLFGLSHNATLLVCTLVVIAFLVTLIAKYKWNPFVTLLLSALSLGLLAGMKYQDLIKSITGGLGGTLGTIAIVIGLGTMLGKMMAESGGAERIATTLVDRFGEKRVHWAMMLVGFVVGIPVFFEVGLILLIPVVFMVARKTKMSLLQIGIPVLAGLSTVHGLVPPHPAPMIAIDAYGANLGKTILYSIIVGLPTAIIAGPLFGKFIGKRILVQPPEKLAEQFASTNVKELPGFGITLLTILMPVILMLIGSIADILDPEAVHAFTPFAKFIGHEVIALLISAVFSFFSLGFARGFKKEDISRFTSECLAPTASIILIIGGGGAFKQVLIDSGVGGAIASLATQTHVNLIFFGWLVAALIRVATGSATVAMTTAAGIVAPVLAVSSGAPIELVVLATGAGSLILSHVNDAGFWMIKEFFGMSVVQTLKSWTVMETLLSVIGLIFILILSVFV; translated from the coding sequence ATGAACAGTTTGTTCGGTCTCAGCCACAATGCAACCCTGCTGGTATGCACCTTGGTGGTCATAGCGTTTCTGGTCACACTGATCGCCAAATATAAATGGAATCCGTTCGTCACCCTGCTTCTTTCCGCTCTGTCCCTCGGGCTGCTCGCCGGTATGAAATATCAGGATTTGATCAAGTCCATCACCGGCGGTCTCGGCGGAACGCTTGGTACAATCGCCATCGTCATCGGCCTTGGCACCATGCTCGGGAAAATGATGGCCGAATCCGGCGGCGCCGAGCGCATCGCCACTACACTTGTTGACCGGTTTGGGGAAAAACGCGTTCACTGGGCCATGATGCTCGTCGGCTTTGTCGTTGGGATTCCCGTCTTTTTTGAAGTTGGCTTAATCCTGCTGATCCCGGTCGTCTTCATGGTGGCCCGCAAAACGAAAATGTCGCTGCTGCAAATCGGCATCCCGGTATTGGCCGGTCTGTCCACTGTGCACGGACTTGTTCCGCCGCACCCGGCGCCCATGATTGCCATCGACGCTTACGGCGCGAATTTGGGTAAAACGATTTTGTACTCGATTATCGTCGGGCTGCCAACCGCCATTATCGCCGGACCGCTGTTCGGCAAATTTATCGGTAAGCGCATTCTTGTTCAGCCGCCGGAGAAGCTCGCCGAACAGTTCGCTTCCACTAACGTCAAAGAGTTGCCGGGCTTCGGCATTACGCTTCTGACCATCCTGATGCCCGTTATTCTGATGCTGATCGGCTCCATCGCCGATATTCTCGATCCGGAAGCGGTTCACGCTTTTACACCGTTCGCCAAGTTTATCGGCCATGAAGTCATCGCCCTGCTCATTTCGGCTGTATTCTCCTTCTTCTCGCTCGGCTTTGCCCGCGGCTTCAAGAAAGAGGACATCTCCCGCTTCACCAGTGAATGTCTTGCGCCAACCGCTTCGATTATTCTGATTATCGGCGGCGGCGGCGCGTTCAAGCAGGTGCTGATTGACAGCGGCGTCGGCGGAGCCATCGCTTCGCTCGCTACGCAGACCCATGTCAATCTGATCTTTTTCGGCTGGCTTGTCGCAGCGCTCATTCGCGTCGCTACCGGCTCTGCAACCGTTGCGATGACGACGGCAGCCGGTATCGTCGCTCCGGTTCTGGCCGTAAGCTCCGGGGCTCCCATCGAGCTGGTCGTTCTGGCAACCGGCGCGGGCTCGCTCATTCTCTCGCATGTCAATGACGCCGGCTTCTGGATGATCAAAGAATTCTTCGGCATGTCCGTTGTCCAGACCTTGAAGAGCTGGACGGTCATGGAAACACTCTTGTCCGTTATTGGCCTCATCTTCATCTTGATTTTGAGTGTCTTTGTATAA
- a CDS encoding GntR family transcriptional regulator yields MQYPTAWLQGVSLGESIACKLRLQIINEDLKSGEVLSENRIAEEFGTSRSPVREALKELAAEGLIRLERMGAVIVGLNLENVKELYDVRYLIESFAQQRLAGTPQDTLILQLEQTIDRMKLAVKYNDYVEFAFQDFSFHEAIVVKANHTRILHLWNSIRQIVMTVILVTTEKSFAEGEQRMNWIADKHRSILEGLRSHDAENIRKVVQAYFADSMLTLGHTLP; encoded by the coding sequence ATGCAGTATCCAACCGCCTGGCTTCAAGGAGTCTCGCTTGGTGAGTCCATTGCCTGCAAACTCAGGCTGCAAATTATAAATGAAGACCTAAAATCCGGCGAGGTCCTCTCCGAGAACCGGATCGCCGAAGAGTTCGGAACGAGCCGGTCCCCGGTGCGGGAAGCCTTGAAGGAGTTGGCTGCGGAAGGCCTGATCCGCCTGGAACGGATGGGAGCCGTCATTGTCGGCCTGAACCTGGAGAACGTCAAGGAATTGTACGATGTCCGTTATCTGATCGAAAGCTTTGCCCAGCAGAGACTGGCGGGAACCCCGCAGGATACGCTGATTCTTCAGCTCGAGCAGACGATCGACCGCATGAAGCTGGCCGTCAAATATAACGATTATGTGGAATTCGCCTTTCAGGATTTTTCCTTTCACGAGGCGATTGTCGTCAAGGCCAACCACACCCGCATTCTGCACCTGTGGAACAGCATCCGCCAGATTGTCATGACCGTCATTTTGGTTACTACGGAGAAGAGCTTTGCCGAAGGCGAGCAGCGCATGAACTGGATTGCCGACAAGCACCGGAGCATTTTGGAAGGGCTGAGGTCGCATGATGCGGAGAATATCCGCAAGGTCGTGCAGGCGTATTTTGCCGATTCGATGCTGACGCTGGGGCATACGCTCCCATAA
- the gnd gene encoding phosphogluconate dehydrogenase (NAD(+)-dependent, decarboxylating): MKLGLIGLGKMGYNLTLNLLNHGHEVIVSDINPEPGRELEKLGAVAASGITELTAQLARPRIVWVMVPAGAPVDSVVDTLSGLLDEGDIVIEGGNSHYKDSIARAEKLSARGIHFFDAGTSGGTEGAAQGACFMIGGNSEVFEAIEPLFRDLAVEKGYLYAGPSGSGHFLKMIHNGIEYGMMQAIAEGFELLEKSPYNFNYEDVARVWSNGSVIRGWLMELTESAFSKDPKLSGIRGVMQSSGEGKWTVQTALDLEASTPVIALSLLMRYRSLEENTFHGKVVAALRNEFGGHAVVKAE; this comes from the coding sequence ATGAAATTGGGCCTGATTGGTCTTGGCAAGATGGGCTATAACCTTACGCTGAATTTATTGAACCATGGGCATGAAGTTATCGTAAGCGATATCAATCCGGAACCCGGACGCGAACTCGAGAAGCTTGGAGCCGTAGCGGCCTCCGGCATAACGGAGCTAACGGCGCAGCTTGCCCGTCCAAGAATCGTTTGGGTCATGGTACCGGCCGGAGCACCGGTGGACAGTGTTGTGGATACGCTTTCCGGACTGCTGGATGAAGGGGACATTGTGATTGAAGGAGGCAACTCCCATTACAAGGATTCCATCGCCAGAGCGGAAAAGCTTAGCGCACGCGGCATTCATTTTTTTGACGCCGGCACTTCAGGCGGAACCGAAGGCGCGGCCCAGGGCGCCTGCTTTATGATTGGGGGCAACTCCGAGGTATTCGAAGCGATCGAGCCGCTCTTTCGCGATCTTGCCGTCGAGAAAGGGTACTTGTATGCGGGACCCAGCGGAAGCGGACATTTTTTGAAAATGATCCATAACGGTATTGAGTACGGAATGATGCAAGCGATTGCTGAAGGCTTTGAATTGCTGGAGAAGAGCCCATACAATTTCAACTATGAGGATGTGGCCCGCGTATGGTCGAACGGTTCGGTCATTCGGGGATGGTTGATGGAGCTTACCGAAAGCGCTTTTTCCAAAGACCCTAAGCTTTCCGGCATTCGCGGCGTGATGCAAAGCTCCGGAGAAGGCAAATGGACCGTACAGACAGCGCTCGATCTTGAAGCCAGTACGCCGGTCATCGCGCTCTCCCTGCTGATGCGCTACCGTTCGCTCGAAGAGAATACGTTCCACGGCAAGGTTGTCGCCGCGCTGCGCAATGAATTTGGCGGCCATGCCGTCGTCAAAGCGGAGTAA
- a CDS encoding ATP phosphoribosyltransferase regulatory subunit — translation MSKPKGFEKPIGFRDYLPNAVSKLRKIENDVLSCMNQWGYSQIMTPTLEYYDTVGVASSTSDQKLYKLLNNRGQALVLRSEMTAPVARVVSSLLKAEPLPLRLSYHANVFRAIEEEAGREAEFYQTGVELVGDDSPEADAEVVALAIASLQAAGVQTFKIAMGHVGFLNGLFEEVAPGMQEVQEDLKSHLLDRDYVAFRDALGRLDLTESQKEEMDGLLRLRGGKEICGQALGLSRHPLAQASVEHLCKVWEVLEAYGVSRHVLIDLTMVGDFTYYTGMTFEGYAADLGFPVCSGGRYDNLLQQFGRSVPSTGFSLKTNRILDGVRGVENKQELPVLVQYDAQRRREGLEESARLRSEGHVVITKLVSNPAELTAANSGAETGGKRYKDIYTFVSFVKERS, via the coding sequence ATGTCCAAACCGAAGGGTTTCGAGAAGCCCATCGGCTTTCGGGATTACCTCCCGAATGCCGTGAGTAAGCTGCGCAAGATCGAAAATGATGTACTGAGCTGCATGAACCAGTGGGGCTACAGTCAGATTATGACGCCAACGCTGGAATATTATGATACGGTCGGGGTTGCCAGTTCAACCTCCGACCAGAAACTATATAAGCTGCTGAACAACCGCGGGCAAGCGCTCGTGCTTCGTTCGGAGATGACGGCTCCGGTGGCGCGGGTGGTCTCCTCGTTGCTTAAGGCCGAGCCGCTGCCGCTGCGTCTGTCCTACCACGCCAATGTATTCCGGGCGATTGAGGAAGAGGCCGGACGCGAGGCCGAGTTCTATCAGACCGGCGTCGAGCTGGTGGGCGATGATTCTCCGGAAGCCGACGCAGAGGTTGTCGCTCTGGCCATTGCATCACTGCAGGCAGCCGGAGTGCAGACGTTCAAGATCGCCATGGGCCATGTCGGCTTCCTGAACGGTCTGTTCGAGGAAGTGGCTCCGGGAATGCAGGAGGTGCAGGAGGATCTAAAGAGCCATCTGCTCGACCGCGATTACGTAGCTTTTCGCGACGCGCTCGGCCGTCTGGACTTGACGGAATCGCAAAAGGAAGAGATGGACGGGCTGCTGCGGCTCCGCGGCGGCAAGGAGATCTGCGGCCAGGCGCTGGGACTCAGCCGGCATCCGCTCGCCCAAGCCTCGGTTGAGCATCTGTGCAAGGTGTGGGAGGTGTTGGAGGCGTACGGCGTGTCCCGGCATGTCCTGATCGATCTGACGATGGTCGGAGATTTCACCTATTATACGGGCATGACCTTCGAGGGCTATGCCGCAGATCTCGGGTTCCCGGTCTGCAGCGGCGGACGTTACGACAATCTGCTCCAGCAGTTCGGGCGGTCGGTTCCGTCGACAGGCTTCTCGCTTAAGACGAACCGTATTCTGGACGGCGTTCGAGGAGTAGAGAATAAGCAGGAGCTGCCAGTTCTCGTCCAATACGACGCTCAGCGGCGCAGAGAAGGACTGGAAGAGTCGGCGCGGCTGCGCTCGGAAGGGCATGTTGTCATAACGAAGCTGGTGTCAAATCCGGCTGAGCTGACGGCGGCAAATTCCGGTGCCGAGACGGGCGGCAAGCGCTATAAGGACATTTATACATTCGTTTCCTTTGTTAAGGAGCGCAGCTAA
- the hisG gene encoding ATP phosphoribosyltransferase, producing MAQILKVAMPKGRIYNKAAELFRSAGLPIPPEGEASRKLVIPLPEAGMEFILAKPVDVPTYVEYGAADIGIVGKDVLLEENRDVYELLDLGIARCRMSIIGLPNWEPGIHQRVATKYPNVASQYFREQGQQVEVIKLNGSIELAPLIGLAERIVDMVETGQTLRENGLVEMESIFGITSRLVANRVSYRMKNAEIQQLCDRLQAVIAQPAQ from the coding sequence ATGGCGCAGATACTGAAGGTGGCTATGCCGAAGGGCCGCATCTATAACAAGGCGGCGGAGCTGTTCCGTTCAGCGGGACTGCCGATCCCTCCAGAGGGCGAGGCCTCGCGCAAGCTGGTCATTCCGCTTCCTGAAGCGGGAATGGAATTTATTTTGGCGAAACCGGTGGATGTACCTACTTATGTGGAGTACGGTGCGGCGGATATCGGCATCGTGGGCAAGGACGTACTTCTGGAGGAGAACCGGGACGTGTACGAGCTGCTGGACCTCGGCATCGCCCGCTGCCGGATGTCGATTATCGGCCTGCCGAACTGGGAGCCGGGCATTCATCAGCGCGTGGCGACCAAATACCCGAATGTCGCATCCCAGTATTTCCGGGAGCAGGGCCAGCAGGTTGAAGTGATCAAGCTGAACGGCTCTATCGAGCTGGCTCCGCTGATCGGGCTTGCCGAAAGAATTGTCGATATGGTAGAGACGGGGCAGACGCTCCGCGAGAACGGGCTCGTTGAAATGGAGAGCATCTTCGGGATTACGAGCCGACTGGTGGCCAATCGGGTCAGCTACCGGATGAAGAATGCGGAAATCCAGCAGCTGTGTGACCGGCTGCAGGCCGTTATCGCTCAGCCGGCCCAGTGA